One window from the genome of Salvia miltiorrhiza cultivar Shanhuang (shh) chromosome 7, IMPLAD_Smil_shh, whole genome shotgun sequence encodes:
- the LOC130993339 gene encoding uncharacterized protein LOC130993339 isoform X1 yields the protein MEVPPPAPTAARNGGFTMPPLPSSSSQPSRKEWRVVSEQSPRNSATEVELDRSKLVQSDERLIYEVQHGREPVDVDFCAITIDGDLDNNILQQRLHALAKKREELQHMEIELRAQNIARSEITRIHNTFDAQLKEHGNVNVKLQEQLHEKEQKIRELERKMEDKDRELHAIRLDNEAAWAKEDLLREQSKELQSYRRERDSSEAERVQHINQIRELQEHIQEKDRLFMELQEQHRIAQETIIFKEEQLREAQAWMTRAQEMDALQSTTNHTLQAELRERTEHYNQLWVACQRQFGEMERLHLHIQQLQLELVDAREKTGNNIDGSSISHKNLIDASKTEQSNGSQQDVNSNGSQSIDIGSLQNGRYECVPGGNTSTQADNVHVVAFAPSSLLGMPPYAPPGQVTALHPFVMHQQGVPHPSHVMQSHFHAVSTMPTIQNWQQGQPDGQHAPIHDQETEQNLVKTHSTLDYEASGNGQILHVNDLVSNISQGLDADSIPSANGDGKVLDSIGNNYDNTQSPESLQQVSSHFRDALNLNHLEHGNDSKPQEKQVNQVRDHGMENKSTMEHPDLAGLASSERVANVKNFSEKTTNNGSTTDTADVSVFAGQKNIPGNTAESYLLDERVLLASIARTIGSGGRIRISSTLPNRLGKMLAPLHWHDYKKKYGKLDDFVAGHSELFFIEGDYIQLREGAQETIAASAAVAKVAAAAAAAPSSYSSLLPSVAVTPMAQSHRLKKASPLDSSYVIVDKDSFNEFGGPRPLNVNDHPSQLSAAQSQNINGFPLRVPGGTSNVKILSKAKDHLELNGNETGFGRSTLQPVGKGGSHGRPGMSSTGKQHRAAVAVSNVRR from the exons ATGGAGGTGCCGCCCCCCGCCCCCACTGCCGCGCGGAATGGCGGATTTACGATGCCGCCGCTGCCCTCGTCTTCATCTCAGCCTTCTCGCAAGGAGTGGCGCGTTGTTTCCGAGCAATCGCCTCGAAACTCCGCTACCGAGGTG GAGTTGGATCGTTCAAAACTAGTTCAGTCCGATGAGAGATTGATATACGAG GTACAGCATGGGAGGGAGCCAGTGGATGTGGATTTTTGCGCTATAACTATCGATGGGGATTTGGATAACAATATTTTGCAGCAAAGACTTCATGCATTGGCAAAGAAAAGGGAGGAGTTGCAGCATATGGAGATTGAGCTTCGTGCACAGAACATTGCGAGATCTGAGATTACCAGAATTCACAATACATTTGATGCTCAACTAAAAGAGCATGGAAATGTTAATGTTAAGCTGCAG GAGCAATTGCACGAAAAGGAACAGAAGATACGTGAGCTGGAGAGGAAGATGGAAGACAAGGATAGAGAATTGCATGCTATTAGATTGGACAATGAAGCG GCCTGGGCCAAAGAGGACCTTTTGAGGGAACAAAGCAAAGAGCTCCAGAGCTACAG GAGGGAAAGAGACAGCTCTGAAGCTGAAAGGGTGCAACATATTAATCAAATCCGGGAACTTCAGGAACATATTCAAGAGAAAGATCGCCTGTTCATGGAGTTGCAAGAACAG CATAGGATTGCCCAAGAAACCATTATTTTCAAAGAAGAGCAGTTACGAGAGGCACAAGCGTGGATGACTCGTGCACAGGAAATGGATGCTTTACAGTCAACTACTAACCACACTTTACAAGCTGAGCTGCGAGAACGTACGGAACATTATAATCAACTCTGGGTTGCTTGTCAAAGACAG TTTGGTGAGATGGAAAGACTTCATTTGCATATACAACAGCTCCAGCTTGAATTGGTTGATGCTAGAGAGAAGACTGGAAATAACATTGATGGTTCAAGTATCTCTCATAAAAATCTGATTGATGCTTCTAAAACTGAACAGAGCAATGGTAGCCAGCAGGATGTGAATAGTAATGGTTCACAGAGTATAGACATTGGCAGCCTACAAAATGGAAGATATGAATGTGTTCCTGGTGGAAACACATCAACACAG GCTGACAATGTTCATGTTGTTGCCTTTGCTCCTTCATCCCTTCTTGGCATGCCACCCTATGCGCCACCAGGACAGGTGACTGCTTTGCATCCATTTGTAATGCATCAACAAGGTGTTCCTCACCCATCACATGTTATGCAATCTCACTTTCACGCTGTATCCACAATGCCCACCATTCAAAATTGGCAGCAA GGTCAACCAGATGGCCAACATGCTCCTATCCATGATCAGGAAACCGAACAAAATTTGGTGAAAACTCACTCTACTCTTGACTACGAAGCTTCTGGGAATGGTCAGATTCTTCATGTGAATGATTTGGTTTCGAATATCAGTCAAGGATTAGATGCTGATTCGATCCCATCAGCAAATGGAGATGGCAAG GTTCTTGACTCCATTGGAAATAATTATGACAATACACAATCTCCTGAGAGCTTGCAGCAAGTGTCTTCCCATTTTCGGGACGCGCTTAATTTGAATCATCTAGAACATGGCAATGACTCTAAG CCACAGGAGAAGCAAGTGAACCAAGTTCGTGACCATGGAATGGAAAACAAGAGCACAATGGAACACCCTGATCTTGCTGGCCTGGCGTCATCCGAGAGAGTTGCTAATGTTAAGAATTTCAGTGAGAAGACCACAAATAATGGATCGACTACTGATACAGCTGATGTATCTGTCTTTGCTGGGCAGAAAAATATCCCAGGAAACACTGCAGAAAGTTATCTACTGGATGAGAGAGTATTATTGGCTTCTATAGCACGCACAATAGGCTCTGGTGGCCGAATTAGGATTAGTTCTACG CTTCCAAATAGACTTGGGAAAATGCTTGCGCCACTTCACTGGCATGATTACAAAAAGAAGTACGGAAAGCTTGATGATTTTGTAGCTGGTCATTCTGAA TTGTTTTTTATTGAGGGCGATTACATTCAGCTTCGTGAAGGGGCACAAGAAACCATAGCAGCCTCAGCAGCTGTTGCCAAAGttgctgcagctgcagctgcagctccATCATCATACTCATCATTGTTGCCTTCTGTAGCAGTCACTCCTATGGCTCAGTCCCATCGACTGAAGAAGGCCTCACCTCTTGACTCGTCTTATGTAATTGTTGACAAGGACAGCTTTAACGAGTTTGGTGGTCCTAGACCTTTGAATGTGAATGACCATCCTTCTCAGTTATCAGCTGCGCAAAGCCAGAACATAAATGGTTTTCCACTTCGTGTTCCTGGAGGAACATCAAATGTCAAAATTTTGAGCAAAGCTAAAGATCATTTGGAGCTGAATGGTAATGAGACTGGATTTGGCCGCTCTACGCTGCAGCCAGTTGGCAAGGGTGGATCTCATGGGAGGCCTGGAATGAGTTCAACTGGGAAACAACACAG GGCAGCTGTGGCTGTGTCAAATGTGAGAAGATA G